One stretch of Prunus persica cultivar Lovell chromosome G1, Prunus_persica_NCBIv2, whole genome shotgun sequence DNA includes these proteins:
- the LOC18791294 gene encoding sodium transporter HKT1 has product MANARISDIMGLKGGVIPLGFAALVMFSCVADDLSGEYLWGRVSVEALPRMTLLRAKPFWIELVYFVTLSFLGFWVLKALKPRTDPSFRPRNLDLFFTSVSASTVSSMSTVEMEVFSNAQLIILTILMFIGGEVFTSMVGLQLWKLKLMLLTKEKVASASSDISPSSTPTNNIVFDHVELGSLASKPEFQDLNLDGESLKFNSIKFLGCVVVGYLLVIHGLGVLMVSLYLAVISSARNILKNKELNMHTFSFFTTVSTFSSCGFVPTNENMMVFSKNTGLLLILIPQVLLGNTLLPSCLRFSIWVLGKIFKKKEHLCNYLLKNTRKLGFLHLLPSLHSSLLVVTVLGFIMVQLVAFLSLEWSSDSLSGLNSYQKIIGALFQSVNSRHTGETIVDLSIISPAILVLFVVMMYLPPYTSFLPIKDDDQNPLQPQERRKTRRGKVVENLIFSQLSYLAIFIVLVCITERKQMKEDPLNFNVLNIVIEVISAYGNVGFTTGYSCKRQIHPNGDCQDKWYGFSGRWSDQGKLVLIAVMFFGRLKKFNMDGGRAWKLL; this is encoded by the exons ATGGCCAATGCAAGAATATCTGACATCATGGGCCTCAAGGGTGGTGTTATTCCTCTAGGCTTTGCTGCCTTGGTTATGTTTTCTTGCGTGGCCGATGATTTGTCCGGCGAATATCTTTGGGGGAGGGTGTCCGTCGAAGCCTTGCCGAGAATGACACTGCTCAG GGCAAAGCCATTTTGGATCGAGCTAGTCTATTTTGTCACCCTCTCCTTTCTTGGTTTTTGGGTTCTCAAGGCTTTGAAGCCAAGAACCGATCCTTCTTTTCGGCCTAGGAAtttagatttgtttttcaCCTCTGTCTCTGCCTCAACTGTTTCTAGCATGTCCACTGTTGAAATGGAGGTTTTCTCCAATGCCCAGCTCATCATTTTAACCATTTTGATGTTCATAGGTGGGGAGGTCTTTACCTCCATGGTTGGACTTCAGCTGTGGAAGCTCAAGCTCATGCtgctaacaaaagaaaaagttgctTCAGCCAGCAGTGATATTAGTCCTTCATCAACACCCACaaataatattgtttttgATCATGTTGAATTGGGCTCATTGGCATCCAAGCCTGAATTCCAAGACTTAAATTTGG ATGGTGAATCTTTGAAGTTTAATTCAATCAAGTTTTTGGGTTGCGTGGTTGTAGGTTATCTTTTAGTGATTCATGGTCTTGGGGTGCTAATGGTTTCACTTTATCTAGCAGTTATTTCAAGTGCAAGAAACATACTAAAAAACAAGGAGCTAAACATGCACACATTCTCTTTCTTCACCACAGTTTCAACCTTCTCAAGCTGTGGCTTTGTTCCAACCAATGAAAACATGATGGTCTTCAGCAAAAACACAGGCCTCCTCCTCATTCTCATTCCTCAAGTCCTTTTGGGCAACACATTGCTTCCCTCATGCTTGAGATTTTCGATTTGGGTTTTggggaaaattttcaaaaagaaagaacactTATGTAATTACCTTTTGAAGAACACAAGGAAACTTGGGTTCCTCCACTTGCTTCCAAGTCTCCATTCTTCACTTTTGGTTGTCACAGTTCTCGGGTTCATCATGGTACAGTTGGTAGCATTTTTGTCCTTGGAGTGGAGTTCAGACAGCTTAAGTGGCCTGAATTCTTACCAGAAAATCATTGGCGCTTTGTTTCAAAGTGTGAATTCAAGACATACCGGTGAAACTATTGTCGACCTCTCGATCATTTCTCCGGCCATCTTGGTATTGTTCGTCGTGATGAT GTACCTTCCTCCTTACACTTCGTTCCTTCccataaaagatgatgatcaAAATCCTCTACAACCTCAGGAAAGGAGGAAAACGAGAAGGGGAAAGGTTGTGGAGAATCTCATATTCTCACAGCTCTCGTATCTGGCCATCTTTATCGTCCTAGTATGCATAACTGAGAGGAAACAGATGAAGGAAGATCCCCTCAATTTCAATGTGTTGAATATCGTGATTGAAGTCATCAG CGCTTATGGAAATGTAGGGTTTACTACTGGCTATAGTTGTAAACGACAGATCCATCCTAATGGCGATTGCCAGGACAAATGGTATGGATTTTCAGGAAGATGGAGTGATCAGGGTAAATTAGTTCTCATAGCAGTTATGTTTTTCGGAagacttaaaaaattcaatatgGATGGAGGTAGAGCATGGAAGCTTCTGTAA